A single Cnuibacter physcomitrellae DNA region contains:
- the recR gene encoding recombination mediator RecR: MYEGIVQELIDELGRLPGIGPKSAQRIAFHIVQTESFDVSRLAEILTDVRDKVRFCSICGNVSEADVCGICSDPRRSRNVICVVEEAKDVAAIERTREFRGLYHVLGGAISPIDGVGPDDLRIRELMQRLADGEVVEVIIATDPNLEGEATATYLSRLLTTLEIRVTRLASGLPVGGDLEYADEVTLGRAFEGRRLVER, translated from the coding sequence ATGTACGAGGGCATCGTCCAGGAGCTGATCGACGAGCTGGGCCGTCTCCCGGGCATCGGGCCGAAGTCCGCGCAGCGCATCGCGTTCCACATCGTGCAGACCGAGTCGTTCGACGTGTCGCGGCTCGCCGAGATCCTCACCGACGTGCGCGACAAGGTGCGGTTCTGCAGCATCTGCGGCAACGTCAGCGAGGCCGACGTATGCGGCATCTGCAGCGATCCGCGTCGCTCCCGCAACGTGATCTGCGTGGTGGAGGAGGCGAAGGACGTCGCCGCCATCGAGCGCACCCGCGAGTTCCGCGGGCTCTACCACGTGCTCGGCGGCGCGATCAGCCCGATCGACGGGGTGGGCCCCGACGATCTGCGCATCCGCGAGCTCATGCAGCGCCTCGCCGACGGTGAGGTCGTCGAGGTCATCATCGCCACCGACCCCAACCTCGAGGGCGAGGCGACGGCCACCTACCTCTCGCGCCTGCTGACGACGCTCGAGATCCGCGTCACGCGCCTCGCGTCCGGTCTGCCCGTGGGCGGCGACCTCGAGTACGCCGACGAGGTCACCCTGGGCCGCGCGTTCGAGGGCCGCCGCCTCGTCGAGCGCTGA
- a CDS encoding bifunctional 3'-5' exonuclease/DNA polymerase, with protein sequence MHGAAAVVVTALAEARRFELQPVDAAGEPVGEPEVHGVEAFAERVRMLEATPGPRLRWVWDDTALRYPLLLERGVRVDRCVDLRLTHTILRASAITSATAFALASPSEWDAPRPAALAPALQSPAPRPPQPDALFDLDFGSTSAPVAPVASAPAPDGPASDGAARASSDGAPSAASEPTPDSARLASQLRNPGGVSPEISGVGSSDPDPGPSDRDTPHPPVSGTSHAGSASTKGTAPRPAPTAAPTPRPAPTAAPALDPLTEHRAQLAAVAAAAPHDAARLRLLLAAESAGALAAAELRHVGIPWRADRHDALLTAALGPRPTRPGERPARLEELLVRIRTALDDPAANPDSPAELVKSLQRAGLRVRTTRQWELERIEHPVIEPLLQYKKLSRLMTANGWAWLDAWIADGRFRPVYLPGGVVTGRWASEGGGALQLPHQVRSAVVADEGWCFVVADASQLEPRILAALSGDAAMAAAGRGRDLYDGIVASGAIDTRAHAKVGMLGAMYGATQGDGGRMLPRLARAFPAAVSYVETAARAGERGDRVSTRLGRTSPRPADDWLDLQDASRADGAGEHVHTRARTEARSWGRFTRNFVVQGTAAEWALCWLAELRRRLWALPTTTPSAPGADPSDARLEQRPHLAFFLHDEVMIHTPVALAEAVAAEVREAAAAAGRILFPGADVDFPVTVATVNSYDRAK encoded by the coding sequence ATGCACGGAGCCGCGGCCGTCGTGGTCACGGCCCTGGCGGAGGCGCGTCGCTTCGAGCTGCAGCCGGTCGACGCCGCGGGTGAGCCGGTCGGCGAGCCCGAGGTGCACGGCGTCGAGGCGTTCGCCGAGCGGGTGCGGATGCTCGAGGCGACTCCCGGCCCGCGGCTGCGGTGGGTGTGGGATGACACGGCGCTCCGCTATCCGCTCCTCCTCGAGCGCGGCGTGCGGGTCGATCGCTGCGTGGATCTCCGCCTGACCCACACGATCCTCCGGGCCTCCGCGATCACCTCGGCGACGGCGTTCGCGCTCGCGTCCCCATCCGAGTGGGATGCGCCGCGTCCCGCCGCCCTCGCCCCCGCGCTGCAGAGCCCCGCGCCCCGCCCCCCGCAGCCCGACGCCCTCTTCGACCTCGACTTCGGCTCCACCTCCGCCCCTGTCGCCCCGGTCGCCTCCGCCCCCGCTCCCGACGGGCCCGCCAGCGACGGAGCCGCCCGCGCCTCCAGCGACGGGGCCCCCAGCGCCGCCAGCGAGCCAACTCCGGATTCCGCGCGCCTGGCGAGCCAACTCAGGAATCCCGGCGGCGTGTCGCCCGAGATCTCCGGAGTTGGCTCCTCCGACCCCGACCCCGGCCCATCCGACAGGGACACGCCCCATCCACCCGTCTCCGGCACATCGCACGCCGGCTCCGCCAGCACCAAAGGAACCGCGCCCCGCCCGGCCCCCACCGCCGCACCCACGCCCCGCCCGGCCCCCACCGCCGCACCCGCGCTCGACCCCCTCACCGAGCACCGGGCGCAGCTCGCCGCGGTCGCTGCCGCCGCGCCGCACGACGCTGCGCGCCTCCGTCTCCTCCTCGCCGCCGAGTCGGCGGGTGCGCTCGCCGCCGCCGAGCTGCGCCACGTCGGCATCCCGTGGCGCGCCGACCGCCACGACGCCCTGCTCACCGCGGCCCTCGGCCCCCGTCCGACCCGACCCGGCGAGCGGCCGGCGCGTCTGGAGGAGCTGCTCGTCCGCATCCGCACCGCCCTCGACGACCCCGCCGCCAACCCCGACTCGCCCGCTGAGCTGGTGAAGTCGCTGCAGCGAGCGGGCCTCCGCGTGCGGACGACGCGGCAGTGGGAGCTCGAGCGGATCGAGCATCCGGTCATCGAGCCCCTCCTGCAGTACAAGAAGCTCTCGCGGCTGATGACGGCGAACGGATGGGCGTGGCTCGACGCCTGGATCGCCGACGGCCGCTTCCGCCCCGTCTACCTGCCGGGTGGCGTCGTCACGGGCCGGTGGGCGTCGGAGGGCGGCGGCGCGCTGCAGCTCCCGCACCAGGTGCGCAGCGCCGTGGTGGCCGACGAGGGCTGGTGCTTCGTGGTGGCGGATGCGTCGCAGCTCGAGCCCCGCATCCTGGCGGCCCTCTCCGGCGACGCCGCGATGGCCGCGGCCGGACGGGGCCGCGACCTCTACGACGGCATCGTCGCCTCGGGCGCGATCGACACCCGCGCGCATGCGAAGGTCGGCATGCTCGGAGCGATGTACGGCGCCACGCAGGGCGACGGAGGGCGCATGCTGCCGCGGCTCGCCCGTGCCTTCCCCGCCGCGGTGTCCTACGTCGAGACGGCGGCCCGCGCGGGGGAGCGCGGCGACCGCGTCTCCACCCGCCTCGGCCGCACGTCGCCGCGCCCGGCCGACGACTGGCTCGACCTCCAGGACGCCTCCCGCGCCGACGGCGCCGGCGAGCACGTCCACACCCGCGCGCGCACCGAGGCGCGCAGCTGGGGTCGGTTCACCCGCAACTTCGTGGTCCAGGGCACCGCCGCGGAGTGGGCGCTCTGCTGGCTCGCCGAGCTCCGCCGCCGGCTCTGGGCCCTGCCGACGACTACGCCGAGCGCCCCGGGCGCCGACCCCTCGGATGCGCGTCTCGAGCAGCGGCCGCACCTCGCGTTCTTCCTGCACGACGAGGTGATGATCCACACCCCCGTCGCGCTGGCCGAGGCCGTCGCCGCCGAGGTGCGGGAGGCCGCCGCGGCGGCGGGCCGCATCCTCTTCCCCGGCGCCGACGTCGACTTCCCCGTCACCGTCGCCACCGTCAACTCATACGACCGCGCGAAGTAG
- a CDS encoding aspartate kinase: MSLIVQKFGGSSVADAESIKRVAKRIVETRKAGNEVVVAVSAMGDTTDELLDLAHEVAPIPAPRELDMLMSAGERISMALLAMAIESMGHTARSFTGSQAGMITDAQHGAARIVDVTPVRLREALDEGAIVIVAGFQGFNRDTKDITTLGRGGSDTTAVALAAALDADVCEIYTDVDGIFTMDPRVVPKAKKLDVISSEEMLELAANGAKVLYIRAVEYARRHGVTLHVRSSFNNNLGTIVYDPENPAAAAFAAAHLKSIRSASAQGTESESAMEEPMIAGVATDLSEAKITVVGVPDVPGKAAQIFTIVAKSGANIDMIVQNVSSSTGLTDISFTLPKSDGQAALTALRAEQEAVAFKSLAYDDQIGKLALVGAGMRTNAGVSAKLFTALYESGINIEMISTSEIRISVVTRADTINDAVRAIHTAFGLDGDADAVVHAGTGR, encoded by the coding sequence GTGAGCTTGATCGTGCAGAAATTCGGCGGATCGTCCGTCGCCGACGCTGAGAGCATCAAGCGCGTGGCGAAGCGCATCGTCGAGACGCGCAAGGCCGGCAACGAGGTGGTCGTCGCCGTCTCCGCGATGGGCGACACCACCGACGAGCTGCTCGACCTCGCGCACGAGGTCGCTCCCATCCCGGCCCCGCGCGAGCTCGACATGCTCATGTCGGCGGGCGAGCGCATCTCGATGGCGCTCCTCGCCATGGCGATCGAGTCGATGGGGCACACCGCGCGCTCCTTCACGGGCAGCCAGGCGGGCATGATCACGGATGCGCAGCACGGCGCCGCGCGCATCGTCGACGTCACGCCGGTGCGACTGCGCGAGGCGCTCGACGAGGGCGCGATCGTGATCGTCGCGGGCTTCCAGGGCTTCAACCGCGACACCAAGGACATCACCACCCTCGGCCGAGGCGGGTCCGACACCACCGCGGTGGCGCTCGCCGCCGCGCTCGACGCCGACGTCTGCGAGATCTACACCGACGTCGACGGCATCTTCACGATGGACCCTCGCGTCGTGCCGAAGGCGAAGAAGCTCGACGTCATCTCCAGCGAGGAGATGCTCGAGCTGGCGGCGAACGGCGCGAAGGTGCTCTACATCCGCGCGGTCGAGTACGCCCGCCGGCACGGAGTCACCCTGCACGTCCGCTCGTCGTTCAACAACAACCTCGGCACGATCGTCTACGACCCCGAGAACCCCGCCGCCGCCGCGTTCGCCGCGGCGCACCTGAAGTCCATCCGCAGCGCATCCGCGCAGGGAACCGAGAGCGAGTCCGCCATGGAAGAGCCGATGATCGCCGGGGTCGCGACCGACCTCAGCGAGGCGAAGATCACCGTCGTCGGGGTGCCGGATGTGCCGGGCAAGGCCGCGCAGATCTTCACCATCGTCGCGAAGTCGGGCGCGAACATCGACATGATCGTGCAGAACGTGTCGTCCTCGACGGGTCTCACCGACATCTCGTTCACGCTGCCGAAGTCCGACGGCCAGGCTGCCCTCACCGCCCTGCGCGCCGAGCAGGAGGCCGTGGCCTTCAAGTCCCTCGCCTACGACGACCAGATCGGCAAGCTCGCGCTCGTGGGCGCCGGGATGCGCACCAACGCGGGCGTCTCCGCGAAGCTCTTCACCGCGCTCTACGAGTCGGGCATCAACATCGAGATGATCTCCACCAGCGAGATCCGCATCTCGGTCGTGACCCGCGCCGACACCATCAACGACGCCGTCCGCGCCATCCACACCGCCTTCGGCCTCGACGGCGACGCCGACGCGGTCGTCCACGCCGGAACCGGCCGCTAG
- a CDS encoding DNA polymerase III subunit gamma and tau: MVTALYRRYRPENFAEMIGQSQVTDPLMTALRTDRVNHAYLFSGPRGCGKTTSARILARCLNCAEGPTPTPCGVCASCVELSRDGSGSLDVVEIDAASHGGVDDARDLRERAIFAPARDRFKIFIIDEAHMVTSGGFNALLKIVEEPPEHVKFIFATTEPDKVIGTIRSRTHHYPFRLIPPAQLLEYVQQLCDSEGVSVAPGVLPLVVRAGGGSARDTLSLLDQLIAGSEGDRVEYERAVALLGYTHGALLDEVVDALAAADGRAAFEAVDRVIQTGQDPRRFVEDLLERLRDVIVVAATREHAAHVLRGVPADEIEGMRRQAAQFGHAELSRVADIVNEALTEMTGATSPRLHLELMVARALVPAADETARGALARVERLERRVGVEGGSAAEGLRAPAERAGATGRDAVAASPAPGSDRVTAPVTESREPVSAREVIAEVPVGRVEMPRAQAVASVDETAAPAAPRDVAAEAAASWSVTVPGSGAGSGAGSGASSASPAEQAASGAGGSSRSDGEAPRTDAPRESMTSGAESVPGAAESAPSAEPAVASAPAAAPASGAAPAGGAAPERGTEPAASRAAGPVTLQQLRDAWPEILDVVQNAKRSAWLVVYTAQVRALEGDILTLAFPSEADVASFKQRTAGEGVSEYLRQAIVDVLGLRVKYIARVDSSLRPAEVGLDGGVTDLQSSSPADAEPQPPVQSAPAAPESAPSAAPTGPAPASAQSAPAPAGPAPASAGPAPAPAGPTPASVGTAPASAQSAPTASASAPSVGPSSVQPAAAPARAAESSGAPASPQGSTAAAARPASAGDLGTGGWTVPGVSPGGTAAEPEPDDEPLADEPPAAPMLREPTPQSDAALRSLLSPASALKAPPRPADREVGEPAPESAQDAERADAPAPESAAQRPAEPRKPDLAPQQEPPTQQARPAEPQRPSQERPAEQARPEQEHPTQPQRPDQQERPAQQRPPQQDRPAQQRPVQQDRPVQQSPAQQNRPAQQERPAQQERSQQERPAQQARPQQQRPQQERPAQQQRPPQTQQRPQQESSAGDRRPAGQNAPQARPTQASTTTWDVVAIPSGPDDDGYSYPDEPMPSDEPDLPADLGYRDGSRADTPSQRPGQPQSGSAQPPRPAQPQSGAAQPQPSASAPSAAPQGAAQAHGAAVRASGSPVSPPRGPAASRNRYGESVVREILQANFIEEQPLPGKEG; the protein is encoded by the coding sequence GTGGTCACAGCCCTCTATCGCCGGTACCGGCCCGAGAACTTCGCCGAGATGATCGGCCAGTCGCAGGTGACCGATCCGCTCATGACGGCGCTGCGCACCGATCGCGTGAACCACGCCTACCTGTTCAGCGGCCCGCGCGGCTGCGGCAAGACGACGTCGGCGCGCATCCTCGCCCGCTGCCTCAACTGCGCCGAGGGGCCGACGCCGACTCCCTGCGGCGTCTGCGCGAGCTGCGTCGAGCTCAGCCGCGACGGGTCGGGCTCGCTCGACGTCGTCGAGATCGACGCCGCCTCGCACGGTGGCGTCGACGACGCCCGCGACCTCCGCGAGCGGGCGATCTTCGCCCCGGCCAGGGACCGCTTCAAGATCTTCATCATCGACGAGGCGCACATGGTCACGTCGGGCGGCTTCAACGCGCTGCTGAAGATCGTGGAGGAGCCGCCGGAGCACGTGAAGTTCATCTTCGCGACGACCGAGCCCGACAAGGTCATCGGCACGATCCGGTCCCGCACGCACCACTACCCCTTCCGTCTCATCCCGCCCGCGCAGCTGCTCGAGTACGTGCAGCAGCTGTGCGACTCCGAGGGTGTGTCCGTCGCGCCGGGCGTGCTGCCTCTCGTGGTGCGCGCGGGCGGCGGCTCCGCACGCGACACGCTGTCGCTGCTCGACCAGCTCATCGCAGGGTCGGAGGGCGACCGCGTCGAGTACGAGCGCGCCGTCGCCCTGCTCGGCTACACGCACGGAGCCCTGCTCGACGAGGTCGTCGACGCGCTCGCGGCGGCGGATGGGCGGGCCGCGTTCGAGGCGGTCGACCGCGTCATCCAGACCGGGCAGGATCCGCGCCGCTTCGTCGAAGACCTCCTCGAGCGCCTCCGCGACGTCATCGTGGTCGCGGCCACCCGAGAGCACGCAGCGCACGTGCTGCGCGGGGTGCCCGCCGACGAGATCGAGGGGATGCGCCGCCAGGCCGCCCAGTTCGGCCACGCCGAGCTGTCGCGGGTGGCCGACATCGTCAACGAGGCCCTCACCGAGATGACGGGGGCGACCTCGCCCCGCCTTCACCTCGAGCTCATGGTCGCACGGGCGCTGGTGCCCGCCGCCGACGAGACCGCGCGTGGCGCGCTCGCCCGCGTCGAGCGGCTCGAGCGCCGCGTGGGCGTCGAGGGCGGAAGCGCCGCCGAGGGGCTGCGCGCCCCCGCCGAGCGCGCCGGGGCGACCGGGCGGGATGCGGTGGCGGCGTCGCCCGCGCCGGGTTCCGACCGGGTGACAGCGCCGGTCACCGAGTCGCGCGAGCCCGTGTCGGCGCGCGAGGTGATCGCCGAGGTGCCCGTGGGCCGCGTCGAGATGCCGCGGGCACAGGCGGTGGCGTCGGTCGACGAGACGGCGGCGCCGGCTGCTCCGCGCGACGTGGCCGCGGAGGCGGCGGCCTCGTGGAGTGTGACGGTGCCCGGGTCCGGTGCGGGGTCGGGTGCTGGGTCCGGTGCGTCCTCCGCCTCTCCGGCTGAGCAGGCGGCATCGGGTGCGGGGGGCTCCTCGCGCTCCGATGGTGAGGCACCGCGGACGGATGCGCCTCGGGAGTCGATGACGTCCGGTGCCGAGAGCGTGCCGGGTGCCGCCGAGTCGGCCCCTTCGGCCGAGCCCGCGGTGGCGTCTGCGCCTGCGGCCGCTCCTGCGAGTGGGGCTGCTCCTGCGGGTGGGGCCGCTCCTGAACGTGGGACGGAACCCGCGGCCTCGAGGGCCGCGGGACCGGTGACGCTGCAGCAGCTGCGCGATGCGTGGCCCGAGATCCTCGACGTCGTCCAGAACGCGAAGCGCTCGGCGTGGCTCGTGGTGTACACCGCGCAGGTGCGGGCGCTGGAGGGCGACATCCTGACCCTCGCGTTCCCGAGCGAGGCCGATGTCGCGAGCTTCAAGCAGCGCACCGCGGGCGAGGGCGTCAGCGAGTACCTGCGTCAGGCGATCGTCGACGTGCTCGGCCTCCGCGTGAAGTACATCGCGCGCGTCGACAGCTCCCTCCGCCCCGCCGAGGTCGGCCTCGACGGCGGCGTCACCGACCTCCAGTCCTCGAGTCCCGCAGATGCGGAACCTCAGCCCCCGGTGCAGTCCGCCCCCGCCGCGCCGGAGTCCGCGCCGTCCGCTGCGCCGACTGGGCCTGCGCCCGCGTCGGCGCAGTCCGCGCCTGCGCCGGCTGGGCCTGCTCCCGCGTCGGCTGGGCCCGCGCCTGCGCCGGCTGGGCCCACGCCTGCGTCGGTTGGGACCGCGCCCGCGTCTGCTCAGTCCGCGCCGACAGCATCCGCGTCGGCTCCCTCCGTGGGTCCCTCCTCAGTCCAGCCTGCGGCCGCCCCTGCGCGGGCCGCCGAGTCCTCGGGCGCGCCCGCCTCCCCGCAGGGGTCGACCGCCGCTGCCGCTCGCCCGGCTTCGGCGGGCGATCTCGGAACGGGCGGATGGACGGTCCCCGGCGTCTCCCCGGGCGGCACCGCCGCCGAGCCGGAGCCCGACGACGAGCCCCTCGCCGACGAGCCTCCGGCCGCCCCGATGCTTCGCGAGCCCACCCCACAGTCCGACGCCGCATTGCGCAGCCTGCTCAGCCCGGCCTCCGCATTGAAGGCTCCGCCGCGCCCCGCCGACCGCGAGGTGGGGGAGCCCGCGCCGGAGTCGGCGCAGGATGCCGAGCGCGCGGATGCACCGGCGCCCGAGTCCGCCGCGCAGCGTCCCGCCGAGCCGCGGAAGCCGGACCTCGCCCCACAGCAGGAGCCCCCCACGCAGCAGGCGCGCCCGGCCGAGCCGCAGCGTCCGTCCCAGGAGCGTCCGGCCGAGCAGGCGCGCCCCGAGCAGGAGCATCCGACTCAGCCGCAGCGTCCCGACCAGCAGGAGCGCCCTGCTCAGCAGCGCCCCCCTCAGCAGGATCGCCCGGCGCAGCAGCGTCCCGTCCAGCAGGATCGCCCGGTGCAGCAGTCTCCTGCCCAGCAGAATCGCCCGGCGCAGCAGGAGCGTCCCGCCCAACAGGAGCGCTCCCAGCAGGAGCGTCCCGCCCAGCAGGCGCGCCCGCAGCAGCAGCGCCCGCAGCAGGAGCGTCCGGCCCAGCAGCAGCGCCCTCCGCAGACGCAGCAGCGCCCGCAGCAGGAGTCGTCCGCGGGAGACCGTCGCCCTGCGGGGCAGAATGCCCCGCAGGCTCGCCCTACGCAGGCGTCCACCACGACGTGGGACGTCGTCGCGATCCCCTCCGGGCCGGACGACGACGGCTACTCGTATCCCGACGAGCCGATGCCGTCCGACGAGCCCGACCTGCCCGCCGACCTCGGCTACCGCGACGGATCGCGTGCAGACACCCCATCTCAGCGCCCGGGCCAGCCGCAGTCCGGCTCCGCCCAGCCCCCGCGCCCCGCCCAGCCGCAGTCCGGGGCCGCCCAGCCGCAGCCCTCCGCATCCGCGCCCTCGGCCGCGCCCCAGGGCGCCGCACAGGCGCACGGCGCCGCGGTGCGCGCATCCGGCAGCCCCGTGTCACCCCCGCGCGGCCCGGCCGCGAGCCGCAACCGCTATGGAGAGTCGGTGGTGCGAGAGATACTCCAGGCGAACTTCATCGAGGAGCAGCCGCTGCCAGGGAAGGAGGGCTGA
- a CDS encoding GNAT family acetyltransferase, producing the protein MLIRPFDPRDTEPVVALWEACGLVRPWNDPRKDIARKLTVQPEMFLVGVDEADAVLASAMVGYDGHRGWVNYLAVAPSAQGEGLGRALMAEAERMLVDRGCPKLNLQIRAGNERVMAFYRALGYAEDGAVSFGKRLIADE; encoded by the coding sequence ATGCTCATCCGCCCCTTCGACCCTCGCGACACCGAGCCCGTGGTGGCCCTCTGGGAGGCCTGCGGCCTCGTGCGGCCGTGGAACGATCCGCGGAAGGACATCGCCCGGAAGCTCACCGTGCAGCCCGAGATGTTCCTCGTCGGCGTCGACGAGGCGGATGCGGTGCTGGCGTCGGCGATGGTCGGCTACGACGGTCATCGCGGCTGGGTGAACTACCTCGCGGTGGCGCCGTCCGCGCAGGGTGAAGGGCTGGGCCGGGCGCTGATGGCCGAGGCCGAGCGGATGCTCGTGGACCGCGGGTGCCCCAAGCTCAACCTGCAGATCCGCGCCGGGAACGAGCGCGTCATGGCGTTCTACCGCGCGCTCGGCTACGCCGAGGACGGCGCCGTCTCGTTCGGCAAGCGCCTCATCGCGGACGAGTAG
- a CDS encoding acetate/propionate family kinase, with protein sequence MSAVLVVNSGSSSIKYQLVEMSDESVLASGLIERIGESSGHSRHTTPSGEWEKDVPVPDHDAGFRVMIDAFEAHGPSFDEHPLGAVGHRVVHGGKRFFEATVVDHLVEINIEDLSDLAPLHNPANLSGIRAARKTFPDVPQVAVFDTAFHQTLPPAAYTYAIDKSLADANRVRRYGFHGTSYKYVSGATAEYLGRPVDELKLIVLHLGNGASACAIDGGRSVETSMGMTPLEGLVMGTRSGDIDPAVLFHLHRKTDASFSELDGLLNKRSGLLGLAGRSDMRDVIAGADSGEAEAQLAFDVYTHRIRGYVGEYLAQLGSVDAIVFTAGVGENSAPVRAAALAGLAGLGIEVDPARNEERSRQARTISPEGARVAVLVVPTDEELEIARQSLAAVSA encoded by the coding sequence ATGAGCGCCGTGCTGGTCGTCAACAGCGGCTCCTCGAGCATCAAGTACCAGCTCGTGGAGATGAGCGACGAGAGCGTCCTCGCGTCGGGGCTCATCGAGCGGATCGGCGAGTCCTCCGGGCACTCCCGCCACACCACGCCGTCGGGGGAGTGGGAGAAGGACGTCCCCGTCCCCGACCACGACGCCGGGTTCCGGGTCATGATCGACGCGTTCGAGGCGCACGGTCCGTCGTTCGACGAGCATCCGCTCGGCGCGGTCGGACACCGTGTCGTGCACGGCGGCAAGCGGTTCTTCGAGGCCACGGTGGTCGACCATCTGGTCGAGATCAACATCGAAGACCTCAGCGACCTGGCGCCGCTCCACAACCCCGCGAACCTCTCGGGCATCCGGGCAGCGCGCAAGACGTTCCCCGACGTCCCGCAGGTGGCGGTGTTCGACACGGCCTTCCATCAGACCCTCCCGCCCGCGGCGTACACGTACGCCATCGACAAGTCGCTGGCCGACGCCAACCGCGTCCGCCGGTACGGGTTCCACGGCACCTCGTACAAGTACGTCTCGGGCGCCACGGCCGAGTACCTCGGCCGCCCCGTCGACGAGCTCAAGCTCATCGTGCTGCACCTCGGGAACGGCGCGTCGGCGTGCGCCATCGACGGCGGCCGTTCGGTCGAGACGTCGATGGGCATGACCCCGCTCGAGGGTCTCGTCATGGGCACGCGTTCGGGCGACATCGACCCCGCCGTGCTCTTCCATCTGCACCGCAAGACCGATGCGTCGTTCAGCGAGCTCGACGGGCTGCTCAACAAGCGCTCGGGTCTCCTGGGGCTCGCGGGCCGCTCCGACATGCGCGACGTCATCGCGGGCGCCGACTCGGGCGAGGCGGAGGCACAGCTCGCGTTCGACGTGTACACCCACCGCATCCGCGGCTACGTCGGGGAGTACCTCGCGCAGCTCGGGTCGGTCGATGCGATCGTGTTCACCGCCGGTGTGGGCGAGAACAGCGCGCCCGTCCGGGCCGCGGCGCTCGCCGGGCTGGCGGGCCTGGGCATCGAGGTCGATCCGGCGCGCAACGAGGAGCGGTCGCGGCAGGCGCGCACGATCTCGCCCGAGGGCGCACGCGTCGCGGTCCTCGTGGTGCCCACCGACGAGGAGCTCGAGATCGCCCGCCAGTCCCTCGCTGCCGTCTCCGCGTAG